The sequence AGGACCTGATCCATCTTCCCGGGTCTTCACATTGGCCTGAAGTGAATAACCCATTTCCTTCAAAAGACGCCCCACGGTATCTGGGTCAATCTTGCGTCCTTGGTGATTTAACTCTTCAGCTATCTTGTATGTTGATTTGTTAGTCCACTTTAGCATACTCATTGGGTCGCCTGCTGTATTCTCATCCATAATATGTTCAATGTATTCAATAAGTTTTGGATCTTTGATCTCGACCTTCTTTCGCCCTCCACCAGGTCTTCGAAGTCTTTCCAGCGGTTCCAATTCCTCCACACTCTGGAGTTCATGGATTCCCTTCCTTATAGTTGTATGAGACATGCCGGTAAGTTTTGCAACTGTCGAGATTCCGCCCCAACCAAGTTCAAGGGCTCTAGCCGCTACAAATCGCCGTGCTTGGACTTCATCTGCTCCAGATAAGGCTTTCAACCACGGTGCATACTGTATATGATTATTCATGCTTCCAAATACGCTGATTTAATTAATAAACTTTGCTACTTTATTTTTCGGCAAAGCCTACACCTAAAATCAGACGTCTACTTGGGATAAAGTTCATATAGAGTTCGGCATTACTTTCTTCTGTACTTCATGCAGGCCTTAACAAAATTTTTGGGAAATTCCTCTGCTCCTCTGAAGTGGATATGCATATAACCCGCCAGAGTGTTTTTATCATATAAGCCATCCCTGAAGTCTTTTATTCCAGCACCTTTCTGAAGGGTATAGAGGAATTTAACATCCCCTGCTATATCAATTATTCTGGAGTAGTGGAATTCATGGCCTTTAACAAAAGAACCCTTCTTCAGGTAGATATTGTCAAGGTCAACTCTGGCAAGAGTATACTTTAAAGCCTGAAGCTTCTCTGTCATTTCAACCTCTGCATCAAAGACACCTGCCATTCTGAAGCTTTTGCCTTCAGATATTATATTCCTGCAGAGGTACATCAGGCCTCCGCATTCCGCATAAATTGGCATTTCATCTTCAAACAAAGCTTTTATTCTCCTCAGAGCTTTTTTATTTGAGGAAAGTTCCTGTCTGAATACCTCAGGAAAACCTCCTCCTATGTAAATACCGTCACAGTCCGGTGGGGTTTCACTAAGGGGTGAAAAAAATACGATTTCTGCGCCATGTTTTTTCAGCAGGTCTATATTGTCCCAGTAATAGAAGCTGAAAGCACTGTCCTTTGCCACAGCAATTCTTACACTGTGAGCCTTCTTTTCTTCAGATGATGTGGAAGGAAGCTCTTCTGCCGAAGAGGCGATTTCTATAATCCTGTCAAGAGCAACATTTTCCTCCACAAGCTTTGAGATTCTTTCAATTATATCAGAGAACTCTTCCTGTTCGAGAGCAGGTATCAAACCGAGATGCCTTTCAGGAAGAGAGACACTACTATCCCTTGGAATAATCCCCAGGATTTCCCCACCAGCTCTGTCAATGCTATGCCTTATAATCTCTTCATGACTTTTACTTCCAATATTGTTAACAATAACTCCTTTAAGATTCACATTGCCGAAATCTTTATAACCTTTAAAAATGGCACCTGCACTGTAACCAAGCTTTGCACTATCGATAACAAGGACTACAGGTGTTGATGTAATTTCAGCTATATCTGCAGAGCTTCCTTTATATCCCTCTCCGCTTATCCCATCATATAATCCCATGGCGCCTTCTATTACTGCAATATCCGCATCCCCGGAAGCCTCTGAAAGGCTTTCAACAACTGCCTTCTTCGATGTAAGCCAGATATCGATATTTCTTGAATTTCTACCTGTAACCTTTGAATGATACCCGGGGTCTATGTAATCCGGGCCAACTTTGAAGGGTTGGACTATATATCCGGCTTTTACCAGGGCTCCCATTATGCCGGTAGCCACTGTGGTTTTACCTGTTCCACTCCTTTCGCCTGCTATCAATACTCTGGGAAGTTTCATGAGTATGTGTTGATGAAAGGAGAATAAATTTTTATCTGTAAGAATTTACTCTGATATATGCCCCAGAAGATAGTTATGTTCACAGGCAAAGGTGGTGTAGGGAAGAGCAC comes from archaeon BMS3Bbin15 and encodes:
- the cobB_2 gene encoding cobyrinic acid A,C-diamide synthase codes for the protein MKLPRVLIAGERSGTGKTTVATGIMGALVKAGYIVQPFKVGPDYIDPGYHSKVTGRNSRNIDIWLTSKKAVVESLSEASGDADIAVIEGAMGLYDGISGEGYKGSSADIAEITSTPVVLVIDSAKLGYSAGAIFKGYKDFGNVNLKGVIVNNIGSKSHEEIIRHSIDRAGGEILGIIPRDSSVSLPERHLGLIPALEQEEFSDIIERISKLVEENVALDRIIEIASSAEELPSTSSEEKKAHSVRIAVAKDSAFSFYYWDNIDLLKKHGAEIVFFSPLSETPPDCDGIYIGGGFPEVFRQELSSNKKALRRIKALFEDEMPIYAECGGLMYLCRNIISEGKSFRMAGVFDAEVEMTEKLQALKYTLARVDLDNIYLKKGSFVKGHEFHYSRIIDIAGDVKFLYTLQKGAGIKDFRDGLYDKNTLAGYMHIHFRGAEEFPKNFVKACMKYRRK